A genomic region of Janthinobacterium lividum contains the following coding sequences:
- a CDS encoding cytochrome d ubiquinol oxidase subunit II, with protein MDMNSHAMLGNAWFGLIGLMLIFYVVTDGFDLGVGILSLFTRREQERNLIFQSIAHVWDANETWLVVVGGALFGAFPSAYATLLEQLYIPIMLLIASLIMRGASIEFRHAASNKRLWDVIFGVGSLLAAVAQGVVLGEVITGLQPGWLSGIFTACTALGVVAGYCLLGSTYLIKKTGGQLEAAARRYATASVLATVAAAIVLSAGTMVFSAIGHDRWAQPGVFGVLLALAAIAASAFIYILWAVHVNGVRGPFRGAIVLFLASFAGLAISFFPDLVPGKLSIAAAASDEPTLIFMLIGMGSMLPIMIGYNLFQYYVFEGKVVPRKH; from the coding sequence ATGGATATGAATTCGCATGCCATGCTGGGCAATGCCTGGTTCGGCTTGATCGGCCTGATGCTGATCTTTTACGTGGTCACGGACGGCTTCGACCTAGGCGTGGGCATCCTCAGCCTGTTCACCCGCCGCGAGCAGGAACGCAACCTGATCTTCCAATCGATCGCCCATGTGTGGGACGCCAACGAAACCTGGCTGGTAGTGGTGGGCGGCGCCCTGTTCGGCGCCTTTCCCAGCGCCTATGCCACCTTGCTGGAACAGCTGTACATTCCCATCATGCTGCTGATCGCCAGTCTGATCATGCGCGGCGCGTCGATCGAGTTCCGCCATGCGGCCAGCAACAAACGCCTGTGGGATGTGATCTTCGGCGTGGGCAGCCTGCTGGCCGCCGTGGCGCAAGGCGTGGTGCTGGGCGAGGTCATCACGGGCTTGCAGCCGGGCTGGCTGAGCGGTATTTTCACGGCTTGCACGGCGCTGGGTGTGGTGGCCGGTTATTGCCTGCTGGGCAGCACTTACCTGATCAAGAAGACGGGCGGCCAGCTGGAAGCGGCGGCGCGCCGCTATGCCACGGCCAGCGTGCTGGCGACTGTCGCGGCCGCCATCGTGCTGTCGGCCGGCACCATGGTCTTCAGCGCCATCGGCCACGACCGCTGGGCGCAGCCGGGCGTGTTCGGCGTGCTGCTGGCCCTGGCCGCCATCGCCGCCAGCGCCTTCATCTACATCCTGTGGGCCGTGCATGTGAACGGCGTGCGCGGACCGTTCCGCGGCGCCATCGTGCTATTCCTGGCCTCGTTCGCGGGCCTGGCCATCAGCTTCTTCCCCGACCTCGTGCCGGGCAAGCTGAGCATCGCGGCGGCCGCATCCGATGAGCCGACCCTGATCTTCATGCTGATCGGCATGGGTTCCATGCTGCCGATCATGATCGGCTACAACCTGTTCCAATACTACGTCTTCGAGGGCAAAGTCGTGCCCCGGAAACATTAA
- a CDS encoding cytochrome ubiquinol oxidase subunit I, with amino-acid sequence MFGFDTLDLSRAQFAMTAIFHILWPILTISLSLFLFVVEALWLRTSDPVYYRHARFWSKLLVLNFAVGVVSGIPLEFQFGTNWAPFSHHSGQFIGNILGFEGAMAFMLEAGFIGIMMFGWGRVPKGVHLFATGMVALGSSISSFWIMVANSWMQTPAGVRVVDGKIIVTDYVAAIFNPDMAWAVGHMWVAAVETGLFVIAGISAWYMFKRREPAFFARSFKLALMLLLVIAPLQVWLGDSSGVDVFKTQPAKGAAIEGHWHTNPDGEGAAWSLLAWPNQAEQKNDWSIEVPGMLSVIATHSATGKITGLADIAREDQPPMLPLLYYAFRAMAGIGMWFVLLSFWTFVAWRKVGGRVEEFVRKRKLLLAWVLTIPLPYIAVECGWIVREVGRQPWVVYGLLRTRDAVSDVAAHAVAGSMLMFFVFYIVLFVTFFVFAKKWLQQGPDVALPLPDAAHAVGY; translated from the coding sequence ATGTTCGGTTTCGATACCCTGGACCTGTCGCGCGCGCAATTTGCGATGACGGCCATCTTCCACATCCTGTGGCCCATATTGACGATCAGCCTGTCGCTGTTCCTGTTTGTTGTCGAGGCGCTGTGGCTGCGCACCAGCGACCCCGTCTACTACCGCCACGCGCGCTTCTGGAGCAAGCTGCTGGTGCTCAACTTCGCCGTCGGCGTCGTCAGCGGGATTCCCCTGGAATTCCAGTTCGGCACCAACTGGGCGCCGTTCTCGCACCATTCCGGCCAGTTCATCGGCAACATCCTCGGCTTCGAGGGTGCCATGGCCTTCATGCTGGAAGCGGGCTTCATCGGCATCATGATGTTCGGCTGGGGCCGCGTACCGAAGGGCGTGCACCTGTTTGCCACCGGCATGGTGGCGCTCGGTTCCAGCATTTCCTCGTTCTGGATCATGGTCGCCAATTCCTGGATGCAGACGCCGGCCGGCGTGCGCGTGGTCGACGGCAAGATCATCGTCACCGATTACGTGGCCGCCATCTTCAATCCCGACATGGCCTGGGCCGTGGGCCACATGTGGGTGGCCGCCGTGGAAACGGGCTTGTTCGTCATCGCCGGCATTTCCGCCTGGTACATGTTCAAGCGCCGCGAACCGGCCTTCTTCGCCCGCTCGTTCAAGCTGGCGCTGATGTTGCTGCTGGTCATTGCGCCGTTGCAAGTCTGGCTCGGCGATTCGAGCGGCGTCGACGTCTTCAAGACCCAGCCAGCCAAGGGCGCGGCCATCGAAGGCCACTGGCACACGAATCCTGATGGCGAAGGGGCGGCCTGGTCCCTGCTGGCCTGGCCTAACCAGGCGGAGCAAAAGAATGACTGGTCCATCGAAGTGCCCGGCATGCTCAGCGTGATCGCCACGCATAGCGCGACGGGCAAGATCACGGGCCTGGCCGACATCGCCCGCGAAGACCAGCCGCCCATGCTGCCGCTGCTGTACTACGCCTTCCGCGCCATGGCCGGCATCGGCATGTGGTTCGTGCTGCTGTCGTTCTGGACCTTCGTGGCCTGGCGCAAGGTCGGCGGACGGGTGGAAGAGTTCGTGCGCAAGCGCAAGCTGCTGCTGGCCTGGGTGCTGACGATACCGCTGCCGTATATCGCCGTTGAGTGCGGCTGGATCGTGCGCGAAGTCGGTCGCCAGCCGTGGGTCGTGTACGGCCTGCTGCGCACGCGCGACGCCGTCTCCGACGTGGCGGCACACGCCGTGGCCGGCAGCATGCTGATGTTCTTCGTGTTTTACATCGTGCTGTTTGTCACTTTCTTTGTGTTTGCCAAGAAATGGCTGCAACAAGGCCCGGACGTGGCCCTGCCGCTGCCGGACGCTGCCCATGCCGTGGGGTACTGA
- a CDS encoding FdhF/YdeP family oxidoreductase produces MSKPKSDARIAPYTHAAAGWGALKYVAINLFKEKVSAGNYRSLFEQNQPDGFDCPGCAWPDREHASTFEFCENGVKAVAAESTSKRVRPEFFEEHTVTALMEQSDYDLEQHGRLTDPMVYDAASDKYQAIAWDDAFALVAHHLHALDDPNQAAFYTSGRASNEAAFLYQLFVRAYGTNNFPDCSNLCHEATSRGLPETVGIGKGTVLLDDFEHADTLLLFGQNPATNHPRMLGELREASRRGATIVSINPLHERGLERFTSPQHPLEMLTGGSTNICSLFICPTLGGDFALIKAMAKRVVELDDEAIAHGQERVLDCDFIAEHTTGFDAFAADLRAESWDLLLAESGVARDKIEELTQIYVKGKAVIATWGMGVTQHKNSLATVQILSNLMMMRGNIGKRGAGLCPVRGHSNVQGDRTMGIEEQPTKEFLDRLGLVFNFEPPRHHGYDAVGTIAAMLEKKVKVFVALGGNFSMATPDTPRTWDALRSCDLTVHIATKLNRSHLVHGKDALILPTLGRTEIDVQQGVAQGVTVEDSMSMVHISFGMNQPASPNLRSEIAIVAGMAQATLGSEKIDWLRFSGNYALLRDSIEQVFDDFFDYNLRVAKPGGFHLEIASRERVWKTESGKAQFLVNAIELDTPIHRARQQYGERLMVLMTTRSHDQYNTTIYAMDDRYRGVFGQRRVVFINKDDLAMLGFAAGDWVDLIGVWHDGIERRADRFLLVEYDIPRGCIGAYYPETNPLVPLDSVGEGSRTPTFKSIPVLLAPSAALS; encoded by the coding sequence ATGAGCAAGCCAAAGTCCGACGCGCGCATCGCGCCCTACACCCATGCCGCGGCCGGTTGGGGTGCCCTCAAGTATGTGGCCATCAATCTGTTCAAGGAAAAAGTCAGCGCGGGCAATTACCGCTCCCTGTTCGAGCAAAACCAGCCCGACGGTTTCGACTGCCCCGGCTGCGCCTGGCCCGACCGCGAACACGCGTCGACGTTTGAATTCTGCGAAAACGGCGTCAAGGCCGTGGCCGCCGAATCGACGAGCAAGCGCGTGCGCCCGGAATTTTTCGAAGAGCACACGGTCACCGCATTGATGGAACAGTCGGACTATGATCTGGAACAACATGGCCGCCTGACGGACCCCATGGTGTACGACGCCGCCAGCGACAAATACCAGGCCATTGCCTGGGACGACGCATTCGCCCTCGTGGCGCACCACCTGCATGCGCTGGACGACCCGAACCAGGCCGCCTTCTACACGTCGGGCCGCGCCAGCAACGAAGCGGCCTTCCTGTATCAACTGTTCGTGCGCGCCTACGGCACCAACAATTTTCCCGATTGCTCCAACCTGTGCCACGAAGCAACGAGCCGTGGCTTGCCGGAAACGGTCGGCATCGGCAAGGGCACGGTGCTGCTCGACGACTTCGAGCACGCGGACACCCTGTTGCTGTTCGGCCAGAATCCGGCTACCAACCACCCGCGCATGCTGGGCGAATTGCGCGAAGCGTCGCGCCGCGGCGCCACCATCGTTTCCATCAACCCATTGCACGAACGGGGCCTGGAGCGCTTCACCAGCCCGCAGCATCCGCTGGAAATGCTGACGGGCGGCAGCACGAACATCTGCTCGCTGTTCATCTGCCCGACATTGGGCGGCGACTTCGCACTGATCAAGGCCATGGCCAAGCGCGTCGTCGAACTCGATGACGAGGCCATCGCCCACGGCCAGGAGCGCGTGCTCGACTGCGATTTCATCGCCGAACACACGACGGGCTTCGACGCCTTCGCGGCCGACCTGCGCGCGGAAAGCTGGGACTTGCTGCTGGCCGAATCGGGCGTGGCGCGCGACAAGATCGAAGAATTGACGCAGATCTATGTGAAGGGCAAGGCCGTCATCGCCACCTGGGGCATGGGCGTGACGCAGCACAAGAATTCGCTGGCCACCGTGCAAATCCTGTCGAACTTGATGATGATGCGTGGCAATATCGGCAAGCGCGGCGCGGGCCTGTGCCCCGTGCGCGGCCACTCGAACGTGCAGGGCGACCGCACCATGGGCATCGAGGAACAGCCGACCAAGGAATTCCTCGACCGCCTGGGCCTGGTCTTCAACTTCGAGCCGCCGCGCCACCACGGCTACGATGCCGTCGGCACCATCGCAGCGATGCTGGAGAAGAAGGTGAAAGTGTTCGTCGCGCTCGGCGGCAATTTCTCGATGGCCACGCCGGACACGCCGCGCACGTGGGACGCGCTGCGTTCGTGCGACCTGACCGTGCATATCGCCACCAAGCTCAACCGCAGCCATCTGGTGCACGGCAAGGATGCGCTGATCCTGCCCACCCTGGGGCGCACGGAGATCGACGTGCAGCAAGGCGTGGCGCAAGGCGTGACGGTGGAAGATTCGATGAGCATGGTGCACATCTCGTTCGGCATGAACCAGCCCGCCTCGCCCAATTTGCGCTCGGAAATCGCCATCGTGGCCGGCATGGCGCAGGCGACCCTCGGCAGCGAAAAGATCGACTGGCTGCGCTTTTCCGGCAACTATGCGTTGCTGCGCGATTCCATCGAACAAGTGTTCGACGACTTTTTCGACTACAACTTGCGCGTGGCCAAGCCGGGCGGTTTCCACTTGGAAATCGCCTCGCGCGAACGCGTGTGGAAGACGGAAAGCGGCAAGGCGCAATTCCTCGTCAACGCCATCGAACTCGACACACCGATCCACCGCGCGCGCCAGCAATATGGCGAGCGTCTGATGGTGCTGATGACCACGCGTTCGCACGACCAGTACAACACGACGATCTACGCCATGGACGACCGCTACCGCGGCGTGTTCGGCCAGCGCCGGGTCGTCTTCATCAACAAGGACGACCTGGCCATGCTGGGCTTTGCGGCCGGCGACTGGGTCGACCTGATCGGCGTGTGGCATGACGGCATCGAACGCCGCGCCGACCGCTTCCTGCTGGTCGAGTACGACATTCCGCGCGGCTGCATCGGCGCCTACTACCCGGAAACCAATCCGCTGGTGCCGCTCGACAGCGTTGGCGAAGGCTCGCGCACGCCGACCTTCAAATCCATCCCCGTGCTGCTGGCGCCTTCGGCCGCCCTCAGCTGA
- a CDS encoding Rrf2 family transcriptional regulator: MQKEEGIDAALIALLALLWEARQEAPVRPWSLAKLAKRAGVQMSTLLRQLNALSSAGLVLVTTAESGGGSALLSAAGAELCASVFTAPPAE, from the coding sequence ATGCAAAAGGAAGAAGGAATCGATGCGGCGCTGATCGCGCTGCTGGCGCTGCTGTGGGAAGCGCGCCAGGAGGCGCCGGTGAGACCATGGTCGCTGGCCAAGCTGGCCAAGCGGGCAGGAGTACAGATGAGCACTTTGCTGCGCCAGCTCAATGCGCTGTCCAGCGCGGGACTGGTGCTGGTGACCACGGCGGAGAGCGGCGGCGGCAGCGCGCTACTCAGCGCGGCGGGCGCGGAACTGTGCGCCAGCGTCTTTACTGCACCGCCAGCGGAATAG